One Equus caballus isolate H_3958 breed thoroughbred chromosome 17, TB-T2T, whole genome shotgun sequence DNA window includes the following coding sequences:
- the N4BP2L2 gene encoding NEDD4-binding protein 2-like 2 isoform X9, translating into MPYGEISEAKSLGNGEELTSEPCYKKLKSTEEAYVFSHQGSANVHRIQQKTGNDWVPLTTIDVRGRSHPQKDKTKTTDLLKPVHDEIPDNRSDVIESVNSQVLQDTSPPLVSKDDEIYSTSKAFIGPIYKPPEKKKCSERRNQADNINSVDGKGGQEEKEKFNFKKSEIDNELFQFYKEIEELENEKDDSEGSCKETKPSEEQLGTYYQGHDNDLLKSEDEKKRDLSNALQSHCGYQQYLGNEPGKYPCNGQVIPAFCDDSFTSFGPEWQSVHSFVVPQGPPLPSFNYHLNIQRFNAPPNPPSNIFHAQDGFLMPNGYYVNDCRVDWNCLTFDENNEYTDYSENISSVHPSRNGYSVQDGYVSNGFCETSEGCWKDPSMDKHNGTDRFMNQQFQEEKLNKLQKLLILLRGLPGSGKTTLSRKTSYQSGEISSYNRQH; encoded by the coding sequence ATGCCTTATGGTGAAATTTCTGAAGCTAAATCCTTGGGAAATGGGGAAGAACTAACAAGTGAACCATGCTATAAAAAACTGAAGTCAACTGAAGAGGCTTATGTTTTCTCCCATCAGGGTAGTGCTAATGTTCACAGAATCCAGCAGAAAACTGGAAATGATTGGGTCCCTTTGACCACCATTGATGTCAGAGGACGTAGTCATCCTCAGAAGGACAAAACCAAAACTACAGATTTGCTGAAACCTGTGCATGATGAGATACCTGATAATAGATCAGATGTTATTGAATCTGTTAATTCACAAGTTTTACAAGATACAAGTCCCCCATTGGTATCCAAAGATGATGAGATATATAGCACAAGTAAAGCATTTATAGGACCCATTTACAAACCCCCTGAGAAAAAAAAGTGTAGTGAAAGGAGGAATCAGGCAGACAATATCAACAGTGTAGATGGCAAAGGAggacaagaagagaaggaaaaatttaacttcaaaaaatcagaaattgaCAATGAATTATTCCAGTTttacaaagaaattgaagagcttgaaaatgaaaaagatgattcGGAAGGCAGTTGTAAGGAAACCAAACCCTCAGAGGAACAACTTGGTACATATTATCAGGGCCATGATAATGATCTGTTAAAGtctgaagatgaaaagaaaagagatcttAGTAATGCTCTTCAGTCACATTGTGGTTATCAGCAATATTTAGGGAATGAACCAGGCAAATATCCTTGTAATGGGCAAGTAATACCTGCATTTTGTGATGATTCGTTTACTTCGTTTGGGCCTGAGTGGCAGTCAGTGCATTCTTTTGTAGTACCCCAAGGTCCTCCTCTTCCCAGttttaattatcatttaaatattcaaagatttaatgcTCCACCAAATCCACCATCAAATATTTTCCATGCCCAAGATGGCTTTCTGATGCCAAATGGATATTATGTAAATGATTGTCGTGTTGACTGGAATTGTTTGACTTTTGATGAGAACAATGAATATACTGACTATAGTGAGAATATCAGTAGTGTTCATCCCTCCAGAAATGGCTACAGTGTGCAAGATGGATACGTGAGTAATGGTTTCTGTGAAACCAGTGAAGGATGCTGGAAAGATCCTTCTATGGACAAGCATAATGGAACAGACAGGTTTATGAACCAGCAGTTTcaagaggaaaaattaaataaattgcagAAGTTACTTATTCTTTTAAGAGGCTTGCCTGGTTCAGGGAAAACAACGTTGTCTCG